From a single Alkalinema sp. FACHB-956 genomic region:
- the alr gene encoding alanine racemase: MMSWETGSSIARMQRERAWVEIDLAAIAHNMQQVRRILKPGTDLMAVVKADAYGHGAVTVARAALQAGATWLGVATIPEGIELREADIEAPILVLGATNLPEQVRTIARWNLQPTLCTPKQALVFAEAIGDRSQLPVHLKIDTGMCRLGTPWQEAVEFIHLVRRLPNLSIASLYSHFATADDPDQTIMREQQRRFDEVIRACGIQDAPDRPKLHFANSAATLADRALHYDMVRTGLITYGLYPSPHLSSGVDLRPAMQVKARVTQVKTIPPGTGVSYGHRFVSDRDMQVAVIGIGYADGVPRNLSNQMEVLVRGQRVRQIGAITMDQIMLDVSTLPDLQAGEVVTVLGQDGDDRISADDWANQLGTISWEILCGFKHRLPRVTVDQLRCDRVRDESRS, from the coding sequence ATGATGAGTTGGGAAACGGGTTCGAGTATCGCACGGATGCAGCGGGAACGGGCTTGGGTGGAAATCGACCTTGCCGCGATCGCCCACAATATGCAGCAGGTTCGCCGGATCCTCAAACCCGGCACCGATCTGATGGCTGTGGTCAAAGCCGATGCCTATGGTCATGGAGCCGTCACCGTGGCGCGAGCCGCCCTGCAAGCTGGGGCGACGTGGTTAGGTGTTGCGACGATCCCCGAAGGCATTGAACTGCGGGAAGCGGACATTGAAGCCCCGATTTTAGTGCTGGGAGCCACCAACTTACCGGAACAAGTGCGAACGATCGCCCGTTGGAATCTACAACCGACTCTGTGCACCCCTAAACAAGCACTCGTGTTTGCTGAAGCGATCGGCGATCGATCCCAGCTTCCCGTTCACCTCAAAATTGATACCGGAATGTGCCGCCTAGGGACGCCTTGGCAGGAAGCGGTGGAATTTATCCATCTGGTGCGCCGCTTGCCGAATTTATCCATTGCCAGTCTCTATTCCCATTTCGCCACCGCCGATGATCCCGATCAAACCATCATGCGGGAACAGCAGCGCCGCTTTGACGAGGTCATTCGTGCCTGTGGCATTCAAGACGCCCCCGATCGACCCAAGCTGCACTTCGCCAACTCCGCTGCCACATTGGCCGATCGGGCATTGCATTACGATATGGTACGAACGGGACTGATCACCTATGGACTGTATCCTTCACCGCACTTGAGTTCAGGGGTTGATCTGCGCCCCGCCATGCAAGTCAAGGCCCGCGTGACCCAGGTGAAAACCATTCCACCGGGAACCGGCGTGAGCTATGGCCATCGCTTTGTCAGCGATCGGGACATGCAGGTGGCGGTGATTGGGATTGGCTATGCCGATGGGGTGCCGCGTAATCTCTCCAACCAGATGGAAGTCCTGGTACGGGGGCAACGGGTGCGACAGATTGGGGCCATCACCATGGATCAGATCATGCTGGATGTCAGCACCCTTCCCGATTTGCAAGCGGGGGAAGTGGTGACGGTGCTGGGGCAGGATGGCGACGATCGCATTAGTGCCGATGATTGGGCTAACCAATTAGGCACGATTTCCTGGGAGATTCTCTGTGGCTTTAAGCACCGACTGCCTCGGGTTACCGTGGATCAACTCCGCTGCGATCGGGTACGGGATGAGTCCCGCTCTTAA
- a CDS encoding agmatinase family protein codes for MASSSLNSTSLNSTGNPPLETYNPSGIGLLNGNLYGLPFDAESAQLLVFGVPWEVTVSYGAGTANGPQQILDASPQLDLYDFDNPEGWQQGIFMMEIPQDILEKNGYYREKAGQIIDRLEQGRALTETPDLAPVLTEINQACESVNQWLYQHCRDALSNGKRVAVIGGDHSSPLGYYRALAEVYPEFGILHIDAHADLRDAYEGFEFSHASIMFNAIKLPQITKLVQVGLRDICHDEVQLIDNSDRRIVAYYDPVIHQKLYAGISWIELCREMISHLPQSVHISFDVDGLDPKLCPNTGTPVPGGLELEQAFCLFRELVKSGRKIIGFDLCEVGDAEWDGNVGARIVYKLANLMDLSHRSLPAG; via the coding sequence ATGGCAAGTTCCAGCTTGAACAGCACGAGTTTAAACAGCACGGGCAATCCCCCTTTGGAAACCTATAATCCCAGTGGCATTGGCCTACTGAATGGCAACCTCTACGGCCTGCCCTTTGATGCGGAGTCGGCTCAGTTGTTGGTGTTTGGGGTGCCGTGGGAAGTCACGGTTTCCTATGGGGCTGGAACGGCCAACGGCCCGCAGCAAATTTTGGATGCATCGCCCCAACTGGATTTGTATGATTTTGACAATCCCGAGGGTTGGCAACAGGGGATCTTCATGATGGAGATTCCCCAAGATATTCTGGAGAAAAACGGTTATTACCGGGAAAAGGCCGGACAAATTATCGATCGCTTAGAACAGGGGAGAGCCTTAACGGAAACTCCCGATCTCGCTCCGGTTCTAACGGAAATTAATCAAGCCTGTGAATCAGTTAACCAATGGTTATATCAACACTGTCGTGATGCATTGTCTAACGGCAAGCGAGTTGCGGTCATTGGTGGCGATCACAGTTCTCCCTTAGGTTACTATCGCGCCTTAGCGGAGGTCTATCCTGAATTCGGCATTTTGCACATTGATGCCCATGCGGATTTACGGGATGCCTATGAAGGCTTTGAGTTTTCCCATGCATCGATCATGTTTAACGCAATCAAGTTACCGCAAATCACCAAACTTGTCCAAGTTGGGCTGCGGGACATTTGCCATGATGAAGTGCAATTGATTGACAATTCCGATCGACGCATTGTTGCCTATTACGATCCGGTTATTCACCAAAAACTGTACGCGGGTATTTCCTGGATTGAACTCTGCCGTGAAATGATTAGTCATCTTCCGCAATCTGTTCACATTAGCTTTGATGTTGATGGACTCGATCCAAAACTCTGTCCCAACACAGGCACACCTGTTCCCGGTGGATTGGAACTAGAACAAGCCTTTTGTCTCTTCCGGGAACTGGTCAAGAGTGGCCGCAAAATCATCGGTTTCGACCTGTGCGAAGTGGGGGATGCAGAGTGGGATGGGAACGTGGGCGCACGGATTGTCTATAAGCTGGCTAATCTCATGGATCTTTCCCATCGTTCCCTCCCCGCAGGTTGA
- the speE gene encoding polyamine aminopropyltransferase: MTHPEPASPQTHPHEWLTDSNGQIALSVRFRGDRLFQEQSPYQTVEVFDTYSCGKMLTIDNMVMCTEWDEAAYHEMITHVPMQTHPTVKDVLVIGAGDGGTIRELMRYSTIETVTMVEIDEAVIRASKEWLPTISSAFGDPRLTLLVDDGIKFVHDATDASYDLIIIDSSDPVGPSEGLFTQSFYEDVHRILRPGGVITVQSESPSFNAKAFTELNACLKQVFGRDRVHCYLVFIPTYPTGLWSLTYCAKGDLHPLQNFDRAQAEQFAETHGLRYYNADVHQAAFCLPTYIRKMTEG, translated from the coding sequence ATGACCCATCCTGAGCCTGCATCTCCGCAAACCCATCCCCACGAGTGGCTGACTGATAGTAATGGGCAAATTGCGCTATCCGTTCGTTTCCGGGGCGATCGGTTGTTCCAAGAGCAATCGCCCTACCAAACCGTCGAGGTGTTTGACACCTATAGTTGCGGAAAAATGCTGACCATTGACAATATGGTCATGTGCACAGAGTGGGACGAAGCGGCCTACCACGAAATGATTACCCACGTTCCCATGCAAACCCATCCCACGGTTAAGGATGTGTTGGTGATTGGGGCGGGAGATGGCGGCACCATTCGGGAACTCATGCGCTATTCCACGATCGAAACCGTGACGATGGTAGAAATTGATGAAGCGGTGATTCGGGCATCCAAAGAGTGGTTACCGACGATATCCTCAGCATTTGGCGATCCACGGCTGACCCTTCTGGTTGACGATGGCATTAAGTTTGTCCATGACGCTACCGATGCCTCCTACGATCTCATTATCATTGACTCTTCCGATCCCGTTGGCCCGTCGGAGGGTTTGTTTACCCAATCGTTCTATGAAGATGTGCATCGGATTTTGCGGCCCGGTGGCGTCATTACGGTACAGAGCGAGTCCCCTTCATTTAATGCCAAAGCCTTTACGGAGTTGAATGCTTGCCTGAAGCAGGTCTTTGGCCGCGATCGGGTGCATTGCTATTTAGTCTTCATTCCCACCTATCCCACGGGATTGTGGAGTTTAACCTACTGTGCCAAGGGCGATCTGCATCCGTTGCAGAATTTCGATCGCGCCCAGGCCGAGCAATTTGCAGAAACCCATGGCCTGCGGTATTACAATGCCGACGTTCACCAGGCAGCTTTTTGCTTGCCCACCTATATTCGCAAAATGACTGAAGGTTAA
- a CDS encoding carotenoid oxygenase family protein — protein sequence MTSSPVVSSTASSYDRNEWAKGYRSLKREYDYWIDEIEGTIPEGLTGTLFRNGPGMLDVAGTPVQHPFDGDGMICAFTFQSGRVHFRNRYVQTEGYVAEQKAEKILYRGVFGTQRSGGFWANAFDTKLKNIANTQVIYWGGKLLALWEAAEPHRLDPANLDTLGLEFFDGKLKSGDAFAAHPWVDPASQFDQGEPCLVNFSIQAGLSFKLNLYELNLAGAIVRQQSHQIPGFAFIHDFAITPNYCIFFQNPMQFNPLPFVFGLRGAGECLQFQPDRPTKMIVIPRDGRSAPQVLEARSGFVFHHANAFEENGQIVVDSICYDSLPSVEPGSDFRNTNFEALSPGQLWRFRLDLATGTVDRQLLNARCCEFPVVHPAQVGRNYRYTYMGAADRPVGNMPLQAIAKVDVTTGAEIVHSFAPHGYISEPIFVPRNAAYPLQGAEDDGWVLTMVYDGQRDRSSLVILDGQTLAPVTRLWLKHHVPYGLHGTFTPEVFID from the coding sequence ATGACTTCTTCGCCCGTTGTCTCCTCTACTGCTAGCTCCTATGACCGGAATGAATGGGCCAAAGGATATCGATCGCTCAAGCGTGAGTATGACTACTGGATTGATGAGATTGAAGGGACTATTCCAGAAGGGTTGACGGGAACCCTGTTCCGCAACGGGCCGGGAATGCTGGATGTAGCAGGCACTCCGGTGCAGCATCCCTTTGATGGGGATGGTATGATCTGCGCCTTCACCTTCCAGTCAGGCCGCGTCCATTTTCGCAATCGCTACGTGCAAACGGAAGGCTACGTGGCGGAACAAAAGGCGGAAAAAATTCTCTATCGTGGTGTCTTTGGCACCCAGCGATCGGGGGGATTCTGGGCCAACGCCTTTGACACCAAACTGAAGAATATTGCCAACACCCAGGTGATCTATTGGGGGGGCAAACTGCTAGCCCTCTGGGAAGCGGCAGAACCCCACCGCTTGGATCCCGCAAACTTGGACACCCTGGGATTGGAATTTTTTGACGGGAAGCTGAAGTCCGGTGATGCGTTCGCAGCCCATCCCTGGGTCGATCCCGCCAGCCAGTTTGATCAAGGCGAACCTTGCTTGGTGAATTTTTCCATCCAGGCGGGCCTGTCCTTCAAGCTGAATTTGTACGAATTGAACCTAGCGGGCGCGATCGTCCGGCAGCAAAGCCACCAAATCCCTGGTTTTGCCTTTATCCACGACTTTGCCATCACGCCCAACTACTGCATCTTTTTCCAAAATCCGATGCAGTTTAATCCCTTGCCCTTTGTCTTTGGGCTGCGGGGGGCGGGGGAATGTTTGCAATTTCAACCCGATCGCCCCACCAAAATGATTGTGATTCCCCGCGATGGTCGATCGGCTCCGCAGGTCTTGGAAGCCCGATCGGGCTTTGTCTTCCACCATGCCAACGCCTTTGAAGAGAACGGCCAAATTGTCGTGGACTCCATTTGCTACGACTCCTTACCGTCGGTGGAACCGGGATCGGATTTCCGCAATACAAACTTTGAAGCCCTCTCGCCGGGGCAACTGTGGCGCTTCCGTTTAGATCTAGCAACAGGAACCGTCGATCGGCAATTACTCAATGCTCGGTGCTGTGAATTCCCCGTCGTCCATCCAGCACAGGTGGGTCGCAACTATCGCTATACCTACATGGGGGCTGCCGATCGTCCGGTAGGCAATATGCCGTTGCAGGCGATCGCGAAGGTAGATGTGACAACCGGGGCAGAAATTGTCCATAGTTTTGCGCCCCACGGTTACATCAGCGAACCCATTTTTGTGCCCCGTAATGCAGCTTACCCCTTGCAGGGTGCGGAGGATGACGGCTGGGTGCTGACGATGGTGTACGACGGCCAGCGGGATCGATCGAGCCTGGTGATTCTCGATGGACAAACCCTGGCTCCCGTCACCCGGCTCTGGCTGAAGCACCATGTTCCCTACGGGCTCCACGGTACCTTTACACCCGAGGTTTTCATCGACTAG
- a CDS encoding DUF1825 family protein has protein sequence MSFFESEIVQQEAKDVFQTYQSLIELGSHYGKFDRDGKIKYIEQMEEVMDRFKIMMKRLELSDDFSARMTIEQLKTQLGQFGMTPQQMFDNMRITLDRMKAQIGP, from the coding sequence ATGTCTTTTTTTGAATCAGAAATTGTCCAGCAAGAAGCCAAGGATGTCTTTCAGACCTATCAATCGCTGATTGAATTGGGTAGTCATTACGGCAAGTTCGATCGCGATGGCAAAATCAAATACATCGAACAAATGGAAGAAGTGATGGATCGCTTCAAAATTATGATGAAGCGGCTGGAGCTCTCCGATGATTTCTCCGCTCGCATGACGATCGAACAACTCAAAACCCAACTGGGCCAGTTTGGCATGACGCCGCAACAGATGTTTGACAATATGCGGATTACCCTAGACCGGATGAAAGCCCAAATTGGCCCCTAG
- a CDS encoding tetratricopeptide repeat protein, with translation MTLSEFTSDWLKWLSDPYAVLGISVTADPQRILKRYRSIAKILHPDRYVNADPTTRELATQLLAKLVNPAYTKLKEEQGRKEAGALLRLQAGQLLKNGSVCTEVARELSRQPVHAAEIFYEQKITALAEQQFLPLTEFAQITQQLSELNLVYLQLKQGDGAIREKRSGLIAQPAHSITTPPPASGLGSAPKPEHPQQDYAQRHYDRATQYAQNGSWKEAMLELKDAIRINPQRSDYHALLGYIHFKQNNLGMARVYFKQALKLDPNNSLANRFISKIQANTPTPPPAPPAAKATERRGLFGLFRR, from the coding sequence ATGACCCTTAGCGAGTTCACCTCTGACTGGCTCAAATGGTTATCTGATCCCTATGCAGTTTTAGGGATCTCAGTAACTGCGGATCCTCAACGGATTCTGAAGCGTTACCGGAGTATTGCGAAAATTCTCCATCCCGATCGGTATGTCAACGCCGATCCGACAACTCGAGAATTGGCGACCCAGCTGTTGGCCAAATTGGTCAACCCAGCTTACACCAAACTGAAGGAAGAACAGGGGCGTAAGGAAGCTGGGGCGCTGTTGCGTCTACAGGCGGGGCAGTTACTGAAGAATGGGAGTGTCTGCACTGAGGTGGCACGGGAACTGAGTCGGCAACCAGTACACGCCGCAGAAATTTTTTATGAGCAGAAGATTACAGCGCTTGCAGAGCAACAGTTTCTGCCCTTGACCGAGTTTGCCCAAATTACGCAGCAGTTGAGTGAACTCAATTTAGTCTACTTGCAGCTCAAGCAAGGCGATGGCGCTATTCGTGAAAAACGATCGGGGTTGATAGCCCAGCCAGCCCACTCAATCACCACGCCCCCGCCCGCCAGTGGATTAGGGAGTGCCCCCAAGCCCGAGCATCCCCAGCAGGACTATGCCCAGCGACACTACGATCGGGCGACACAATACGCCCAAAATGGCTCTTGGAAAGAGGCCATGCTAGAACTCAAGGATGCCATTCGGATTAATCCCCAACGCAGTGATTACCATGCCCTCTTGGGGTACATCCACTTTAAGCAAAATAATCTGGGGATGGCGCGGGTCTACTTCAAACAAGCCCTCAAATTAGATCCCAACAATTCCCTAGCCAATCGTTTTATCAGCAAGATTCAAGCCAATACCCCAACGCCCCCCCCAGCGCCCCCAGCGGCCAAAGCAACTGAGCGGCGAGGATTGTTTGGGTTGTTTCGTCGCTAA
- a CDS encoding SHOCT domain-containing protein, with product MIQTLKNRKIAAVLAFTGAAPLALPGMAHSVHMVGLHKLYLGQYGWFVIYLLLGFTPIPWIAGVLEGVWYLVQEPEEFDWNFNQGLAATEISLQAPLRSPQASRTLDVTDAVRELDQLRQDGLISEYEFEQKRRKLIDRIG from the coding sequence ATGATTCAAACGCTGAAAAATCGTAAAATTGCTGCTGTTTTGGCATTTACGGGTGCTGCCCCCCTAGCGCTCCCTGGGATGGCCCATTCAGTCCACATGGTGGGGTTGCACAAGCTCTATCTGGGTCAATACGGTTGGTTTGTGATTTACCTGCTGCTGGGGTTTACCCCCATTCCTTGGATTGCAGGGGTTCTGGAAGGCGTTTGGTACCTGGTGCAGGAGCCCGAGGAATTCGATTGGAATTTTAACCAGGGCCTTGCCGCTACAGAAATTTCTTTGCAAGCGCCGCTACGATCGCCCCAGGCCAGTCGAACGCTGGATGTGACCGATGCGGTACGGGAGTTGGATCAACTGCGCCAGGATGGACTCATTTCTGAATACGAATTTGAGCAGAAACGACGAAAGCTGATCGATCGAATCGGCTAA
- a CDS encoding ComEA family DNA-binding protein, translating to MALLDWLNLWNGILGGRNGLGGNRPALPWQSLKAKIANDPYYRFHTLEEIKLAASLGIQIDVNMAGVDDWLRLPGVSIHQARSLTQLVESGVQFYSLDDLAAALGLPVTRLQPVAPILRFCYYEMDSLDRIERLDPNSATIETLQRLPGVGPVLARAIVRHRTSHGRYRSLVDMQQRLNLPGQTTAKLMHYLKF from the coding sequence ATGGCATTGCTGGACTGGCTCAATCTGTGGAATGGTATCTTGGGAGGACGTAACGGGTTGGGCGGAAATCGACCTGCGTTGCCTTGGCAGAGCCTGAAAGCAAAAATTGCCAATGACCCCTATTACCGATTTCATACCTTAGAAGAAATTAAACTAGCCGCTTCCTTGGGCATCCAAATCGATGTCAATATGGCGGGGGTCGATGATTGGCTGCGTTTACCGGGGGTATCCATTCACCAAGCCCGCAGCTTAACCCAGTTGGTTGAATCCGGGGTGCAATTTTATTCGTTAGACGATCTAGCCGCCGCCTTGGGGCTGCCCGTGACCCGCTTGCAACCCGTTGCGCCCATTTTGCGATTTTGCTACTACGAAATGGATTCCCTCGATCGCATTGAGCGACTGGATCCCAATAGTGCCACGATCGAAACCCTGCAACGATTGCCGGGAGTTGGGCCTGTTCTGGCTCGGGCGATCGTGCGCCATCGTACCTCCCACGGACGCTACCGCAGTTTAGTGGACATGCAACAGCGCCTCAATTTACCAGGTCAGACGACAGCCAAACTCATGCACTATCTCAAGTTTTAG
- a CDS encoding NUDIX hydrolase, with product MRRLWHFIKNVMGVIFRHPVTGTSIIATLADGRIVMVKRRDNGQWGLPGGMVDWGEDLPTAVHRELAEETGLEVAKIKRLVGVYSHPDRDPRVHSICVVVEVEAVGQMQALDEMEVMDVQAFYRDEIPPGKLSHDHSRQLQDYFNGLTTLA from the coding sequence ATGCGTCGATTGTGGCACTTTATCAAAAATGTGATGGGAGTGATCTTCCGTCACCCCGTGACTGGAACCAGCATTATTGCAACGCTTGCGGACGGGCGCATTGTCATGGTCAAACGACGCGATAACGGTCAATGGGGGCTGCCGGGGGGCATGGTGGACTGGGGCGAAGATTTGCCCACAGCGGTGCATCGAGAATTGGCGGAAGAAACGGGACTGGAAGTTGCCAAAATCAAACGGCTGGTGGGGGTTTATTCCCATCCCGATCGCGATCCACGGGTTCACTCCATCTGTGTCGTGGTGGAAGTGGAAGCCGTGGGCCAGATGCAAGCCTTAGACGAAATGGAAGTCATGGACGTACAAGCCTTTTACCGTGACGAAATTCCACCGGGCAAACTCTCCCACGACCACAGTCGCCAACTCCAGGATTACTTCAATGGCCTGACGACCTTAGCCTGA
- the bcp gene encoding thioredoxin-dependent thiol peroxidase gives MALTIGDPAPNFVLPDETGNEIALDALRGKWVVLYFYPKDNTPGCIKEACAFRDEHAAFEGKNAVILGVSLNDAKDHNKFITKYNLPFHLLVDTDAQVSTAYESYGLKKFMGKEYMGITRNTFVIDPEGKLFKIYKKVKPETHPADVLNDLPED, from the coding sequence ATGGCCTTGACGATCGGAGATCCGGCTCCCAACTTCGTGTTACCGGACGAAACTGGCAATGAGATTGCCCTAGATGCCTTGCGGGGCAAATGGGTGGTTCTGTACTTCTATCCCAAGGACAACACCCCCGGTTGTATCAAAGAAGCCTGTGCCTTTCGGGACGAGCACGCAGCCTTTGAGGGCAAAAATGCGGTGATTCTGGGCGTCAGCCTCAACGATGCTAAAGATCACAACAAATTCATCACCAAGTACAACCTTCCATTTCACTTACTGGTTGATACCGATGCCCAAGTTTCGACCGCCTATGAAAGTTATGGCCTGAAAAAGTTTATGGGCAAGGAATATATGGGTATTACCCGCAATACGTTTGTCATTGATCCGGAGGGCAAGTTGTTCAAGATCTACAAAAAAGTTAAGCCAGAAACCCACCCAGCCGATGTTTTGAATGATTTGCCCGAGGACTAG
- the obgE gene encoding GTPase ObgE translates to MQFIDQAQIQVIAGNGGDGMVSFRREKYVPAGGPSGGNGGNGGDVVLKAVENLQTLLDFQYQRLIKGEDGKRGGTNKCTGASGDDRIIEVPCGTMVFDAETGELIGDLTTSGQTLLVAAGGKGGLGNACFLTNHNRAPDKAQPGREGEQRLLRLELKLLAEVGIIGLPNAGKSTLISALSAARPKIADYPFTTLIPNLGVVRKPTGDGTVFADIPGLVEGAHAGIGLGHDFLRHVERTRVLLHLIDATAEDPIAAYHTIQDELLAYGRGLANRPQIVALNKLDAFDPEDPMLADLAAQFTELTQGKVFQISAVSRLGLDDLLSEVWTVLDRAKAEQLDEFGIPLSIAP, encoded by the coding sequence ATGCAGTTCATCGATCAGGCACAAATTCAAGTAATCGCGGGTAACGGTGGCGATGGCATGGTGTCCTTCCGCCGGGAAAAATACGTGCCAGCGGGAGGGCCATCGGGCGGCAATGGCGGCAATGGCGGCGATGTGGTGCTCAAGGCCGTGGAAAATTTGCAAACGCTGTTGGACTTCCAGTACCAGCGACTGATTAAGGGCGAAGATGGCAAGCGGGGGGGAACCAATAAGTGCACGGGCGCGTCCGGCGACGATCGCATCATTGAAGTGCCCTGCGGCACGATGGTCTTTGACGCGGAGACGGGAGAGTTAATCGGTGATTTGACGACCTCCGGACAAACGCTCCTGGTCGCAGCGGGGGGCAAGGGCGGCCTCGGAAATGCTTGCTTTTTAACCAACCATAACCGTGCCCCTGATAAGGCCCAACCCGGACGGGAAGGTGAACAACGGCTCCTGCGCTTGGAGTTAAAGCTGTTAGCAGAAGTGGGCATTATTGGTCTGCCCAACGCGGGCAAATCGACGCTGATTTCGGCGCTTTCAGCAGCGCGGCCTAAAATTGCTGACTACCCCTTCACGACGCTGATTCCCAACCTAGGCGTCGTCCGCAAACCGACGGGGGATGGGACAGTGTTTGCCGATATTCCCGGACTGGTGGAAGGAGCCCATGCGGGGATTGGTTTAGGGCACGACTTTTTGCGCCATGTGGAACGGACGCGGGTGTTGTTGCATTTGATTGATGCCACTGCTGAGGATCCGATCGCGGCTTATCACACCATCCAGGATGAACTGCTGGCCTACGGTCGAGGTTTGGCCAATCGGCCCCAAATTGTTGCTTTGAATAAGCTGGATGCCTTTGACCCAGAGGATCCGATGCTAGCTGATCTGGCGGCTCAATTCACTGAACTCACCCAAGGGAAAGTGTTTCAGATTTCGGCGGTCAGTCGGTTAGGGCTAGATGACCTACTGTCTGAGGTGTGGACGGTGCTCGATCGGGCTAAGGCTGAACAACTGGATGAGTTTGGCATTCCACTGTCGATCGCGCCCTAG
- a CDS encoding family 10 glycosylhydrolase: MQLGLQVGRGLALTSLLSQGLWMSPTMAQGQTATPIAVEARQTPIANASIAKPPIARTAPPKAQPFLPYCQQTTQEIEQKDALRAQAMKGDRDSQRRYDEVTQQHAEHLRQCRQQNWLRNQGIWLRLYPCDTRSGAIEAVLDRIVDRGYNQVYVETFFNGQVLLPKASNRTAWQSMIQTPGQDQVDLLAEVIRKGRQRGLKVYAWMFSLNVGYPYVTKLEKRGTIAVNGRGQTTIETNLATKELNNTFNPDEAFADPYHPTLRQDYLAMVQEVAKRKPDGMLFDYIRYPKGRGKDSVANDVRDLWIYGEASRTAILQRALNNKGRDLIDRYLQQGGITASDLQEVDRRYPQETDPPLWHGRSANPQENTLPLSQRQTLLQNELWRLSVGHAMQGVVDYLVLASNAAQQAGIPTGAVFFPDANQTVSRGYDSRLQPWDRFPENIERHAMSYATCGESNCITAQVQRTLDMSINRSIVKPVLAGIWQQSISNRPPLEVQMQEIRRIFPQADTVSHFAFSWQEPESDRDRKFCRSRQF, translated from the coding sequence TTGCAGCTTGGCTTACAAGTAGGACGCGGGTTGGCGCTGACTAGTCTATTGAGCCAAGGTCTATGGATGAGTCCAACCATGGCCCAAGGACAAACAGCTACCCCGATCGCAGTGGAAGCTAGACAGACTCCGATCGCGAATGCTTCAATCGCAAAGCCTCCGATCGCCCGTACAGCCCCACCTAAGGCTCAGCCCTTTCTGCCCTACTGCCAACAAACCACCCAGGAAATTGAGCAAAAGGATGCACTGCGGGCCCAGGCAATGAAGGGCGATCGCGATAGCCAACGGCGTTATGACGAAGTAACCCAGCAACATGCCGAGCATCTGCGCCAGTGCCGCCAACAGAACTGGTTGCGCAATCAAGGTATTTGGCTGCGGTTATATCCTTGCGATACCCGATCGGGCGCGATTGAAGCGGTGTTAGATCGCATTGTCGATCGGGGGTATAACCAGGTTTACGTCGAGACCTTTTTTAATGGCCAAGTTCTGCTGCCCAAGGCAAGTAACCGGACTGCTTGGCAATCCATGATCCAAACACCGGGGCAGGATCAGGTGGATCTATTAGCGGAGGTGATTCGTAAGGGGCGGCAACGGGGCCTCAAGGTGTACGCCTGGATGTTCAGCTTGAATGTGGGCTATCCCTATGTGACTAAGCTGGAAAAACGGGGCACGATCGCGGTGAATGGTCGGGGACAAACCACGATCGAGACCAATTTGGCCACCAAGGAACTGAATAACACCTTTAACCCCGACGAAGCCTTTGCTGATCCTTACCATCCCACCCTGCGGCAGGATTACCTAGCTATGGTGCAGGAAGTGGCCAAGCGCAAGCCCGATGGCATGTTGTTCGACTACATTCGCTATCCCAAAGGACGGGGCAAGGATTCCGTCGCCAACGACGTGCGCGATCTTTGGATCTATGGCGAGGCATCGCGCACGGCCATTTTGCAAAGGGCACTTAATAATAAAGGCCGCGATTTAATCGATCGCTACCTTCAGCAAGGCGGCATTACGGCCAGCGATCTGCAAGAGGTCGATCGCCGCTATCCCCAGGAAACGGATCCCCCGCTCTGGCACGGTCGATCGGCCAATCCCCAAGAAAACACACTCCCCCTCAGTCAACGCCAAACCCTATTGCAGAACGAATTGTGGCGATTATCCGTAGGCCATGCCATGCAGGGGGTGGTTGATTACCTCGTCCTCGCAAGTAATGCGGCACAACAGGCTGGAATTCCCACCGGAGCCGTCTTTTTCCCGGATGCTAACCAAACCGTTAGTCGGGGCTATGATTCCCGCTTGCAACCGTGGGATCGCTTTCCCGAAAATATTGAGCGTCATGCCATGTCCTACGCCACCTGTGGGGAATCCAACTGCATTACAGCCCAGGTACAACGGACCCTAGACATGTCGATAAACCGCAGCATCGTCAAACCTGTGTTGGCAGGCATTTGGCAGCAATCCATCAGTAACCGTCCCCCGCTGGAAGTCCAAATGCAAGAGATCCGCCGGATTTTTCCCCAGGCAGATACCGTGAGTCACTTTGCCTTCTCCTGGCAGGAACCGGAGTCCGATCGCGATCGAAAATTCTGCCGATCGCGGCAGTTTTAG